A single Pirellulaceae bacterium DNA region contains:
- a CDS encoding carboxypeptidase regulatory-like domain-containing protein: MQISRTFRRILGWADSTASAPDRAPLRTTGSQALASSGSAAARPPRQRRNRRAVLEQLEPRQLMAADIRIGAVYTEFDSGSDLEPDKFIITFDGGAPNTQLTRVVFDADLYDRGLSRGDLIFDTAPGGLGADRSHPFKVVQLHTKNPTATVKATVEDGSSLLILEFTNFTAGDKLIFSIDVDEVVHMLPGETDIAEINEGVDPIASGIEFQGTRFTAEFKAPHYEDASGVEKFLNAYDRLLDPLQLPLPRDDDNGLHDRTTGVGLVLKQQPKPISLAGTVWVDTNEDLKIGANEQRLANVSVELFVLQNGVYVTTGHTTQTDSQGRYSFSSSLGLRPATYQVRQTQPAGYYSVGATTGKLTSGGSIGQLVSGNPDMLTHIELVLGDTHAIELNFAENLPASLSGRVCYVVSGMDCLSEDAVRAPQAQVLIELLDSSGKVVASTRTAADGTYQFSNLRAGTYTVRQTNQAGFIDGVAKPGSAGGTVADPNTITQIIIGGGGLLTDYNFCDLQPAQVSGHVYFDANNNGQRDNGELPLGNVLIQLWDSSGKVVGTTRTNSAGFYSFNNLRPGIYRITEQTPADYHPGRASAGSLGGTTDATGDVIAEIRLGSGAQGINYDFGELLLGSIQGRVIADTNGNCIIDAQGDMPLPGVRIELLDRNGTIITYVLTDAQGYYRFDNLTPDTYTVREIQPAGYFQGGQRAGSGGGDASIADLISQIIVQPGARLVDYNFCEVPPAQISGQVFFDRNQDCVRNEDEPPIAGVVLTLLDPSGNVIGTTTTDAQGQYQFTNLRAGNYTIRQTQPAGYLQGGQKAGSGGGIDAVQDEISAIIIGAGANLVHYDFCELLPARLSGYVYQDGPTIKTVFGQFPANIQGTHDGRRTDDDRPIAGVVLRLLDRHGQPVSSNLALPGTYSGPFIEAKTDHNGYYEFAGLPPGIYHVLQTQPEDYLDWIDSPGTTGGRVLPNQADIDQFLDSLAPAHPLRQLGAAQLRDAIFAIELQVGEHSMENNFSEVQTEPIFPPPPPLPPPPLLERPLVDRELFPGLQPILWQPLRWAPLPLIVGGGHLPEMTWHLSVVNGGFPRGMRNGDPISPETVQDQANLLDVQSWTVRGMRSSQYRFTSLTPNTPDSESPAAFYLQGATPLMGDFNGDGFDELALFLDGEWFIDINGNGRWDEEDIWLKLGTKGDQPVVGDWDGDGKDDIGIFGHKWTGDDRALAVEPGMPDPQNFVRTQRPKNIPRGPDETPDSPRLMQPRRDGQGRADVIDHVFRFGSARDIAVSGDFNGDGVSTIGTFRDGQWNLDTNGDGKLNERSFLGQPGDLPLVGDFDGDGIDELAVVRGNRVLVDSNRNGRFDATDRVFELDSTDGTVIVGDFSGDGCDEPALYQSPDQRRLQARRQAG; encoded by the coding sequence TTGCAGATTTCACGAACATTTAGACGTATCCTGGGCTGGGCGGATTCTACTGCCTCGGCACCCGATCGCGCGCCACTCCGCACAACTGGGTCGCAAGCACTAGCCTCCTCAGGATCGGCGGCGGCTCGTCCTCCAAGACAGAGGCGAAATCGCCGCGCAGTGCTTGAGCAGCTTGAACCTCGGCAATTGATGGCTGCGGATATTCGTATCGGAGCGGTGTACACTGAATTCGACTCCGGTTCCGATTTAGAACCCGACAAGTTCATCATTACCTTTGACGGCGGGGCACCCAATACGCAGCTCACGCGCGTCGTGTTTGACGCCGACCTGTATGACCGCGGACTGAGCCGAGGCGATTTAATATTTGATACTGCGCCAGGAGGGCTGGGGGCTGATCGCTCCCATCCGTTCAAAGTGGTCCAATTGCACACCAAAAACCCTACGGCCACAGTCAAAGCAACAGTAGAAGATGGCAGCAGCCTGCTGATTTTGGAATTCACCAATTTTACCGCAGGCGATAAGCTGATTTTTTCGATTGATGTCGATGAAGTCGTACACATGCTGCCCGGCGAAACCGACATCGCGGAAATCAACGAAGGCGTCGATCCGATTGCCTCAGGCATTGAATTTCAGGGCACGAGGTTTACCGCCGAGTTTAAAGCACCGCACTATGAAGATGCCAGCGGCGTTGAAAAGTTTCTGAACGCTTATGACCGCCTGCTGGATCCGCTGCAATTGCCACTACCGCGCGATGACGATAATGGCTTGCACGATCGAACCACCGGCGTTGGCTTGGTCCTGAAACAGCAACCCAAGCCCATCTCGCTGGCGGGTACTGTGTGGGTCGATACGAACGAAGACCTGAAGATCGGTGCCAACGAACAACGGCTGGCTAATGTTTCTGTAGAATTGTTCGTCTTGCAAAACGGAGTCTACGTAACTACCGGACATACCACCCAGACTGACTCACAAGGTCGCTACTCCTTCAGTAGTTCACTGGGTCTGCGACCAGCCACCTATCAGGTTCGACAAACGCAACCGGCCGGGTACTACAGCGTAGGAGCCACCACCGGAAAACTCACATCCGGCGGATCGATCGGTCAACTGGTCAGCGGTAATCCGGACATGCTGACCCACATCGAACTGGTATTGGGTGACACCCACGCCATCGAGCTTAATTTCGCGGAGAATCTGCCTGCCAGCTTGAGTGGTCGTGTATGTTACGTCGTCAGTGGGATGGATTGCCTGAGCGAAGACGCGGTGCGTGCACCACAGGCGCAGGTGTTAATCGAGTTGTTGGACAGCAGTGGCAAGGTGGTCGCCAGCACGCGCACCGCAGCCGATGGAACTTACCAATTCAGTAATCTACGAGCCGGTACCTACACCGTCCGCCAGACGAATCAAGCGGGATTCATCGATGGAGTCGCTAAGCCAGGTTCGGCCGGCGGCACAGTGGCTGATCCCAATACCATTACGCAGATCATCATCGGTGGCGGCGGCCTGTTGACCGACTACAACTTCTGCGATTTGCAGCCCGCGCAGGTCAGCGGCCACGTTTACTTCGATGCCAACAACAACGGCCAGCGCGATAACGGCGAACTGCCGCTGGGCAACGTGCTAATTCAACTGTGGGATAGTTCTGGTAAGGTGGTCGGCACGACGCGTACCAATTCGGCTGGCTTTTATTCATTCAATAATCTGCGACCGGGCATCTACCGCATCACTGAGCAAACGCCGGCTGATTACCACCCCGGGCGTGCGTCAGCGGGTTCGTTGGGTGGCACCACGGACGCAACGGGGGACGTGATCGCTGAAATCCGCTTGGGTTCCGGTGCCCAAGGCATCAACTATGATTTCGGCGAACTGCTGCTGGGAAGTATTCAAGGTCGAGTGATTGCCGATACCAACGGCAACTGCATTATTGATGCACAGGGCGACATGCCCTTGCCCGGTGTGCGCATCGAATTGCTCGATCGCAATGGAACCATTATCACCTACGTCTTAACCGATGCTCAAGGCTATTACCGATTCGACAACTTGACTCCAGATACCTATACAGTTAGAGAGATTCAACCTGCAGGATACTTCCAAGGAGGCCAGCGTGCTGGTAGCGGTGGTGGCGACGCATCGATCGCCGATCTGATATCACAGATTATTGTCCAGCCCGGTGCCCGACTGGTGGACTATAATTTCTGCGAAGTTCCTCCGGCACAGATTTCTGGCCAAGTATTTTTTGATCGCAACCAGGACTGTGTGCGCAACGAAGATGAACCGCCCATAGCAGGCGTTGTATTGACGTTGCTCGACCCATCTGGCAACGTGATTGGCACGACCACCACGGACGCACAAGGCCAATACCAATTTACCAATCTGCGCGCGGGTAACTACACCATCCGTCAGACTCAGCCAGCCGGCTATCTGCAAGGCGGGCAAAAGGCAGGATCAGGTGGCGGAATTGACGCTGTGCAGGATGAGATATCCGCCATTATCATCGGAGCCGGCGCGAATCTGGTTCACTACGACTTCTGCGAACTGCTGCCCGCCAGGTTGTCGGGCTACGTCTATCAAGATGGCCCAACGATCAAAACGGTCTTCGGCCAGTTCCCCGCAAATATTCAGGGGACTCACGACGGTCGACGCACGGACGATGATCGTCCGATTGCTGGCGTCGTTCTGCGTTTGCTGGACCGCCATGGGCAACCCGTCTCCAGCAACCTGGCTTTGCCGGGCACCTATTCTGGTCCATTTATCGAAGCTAAAACCGACCACAACGGCTACTACGAATTCGCTGGTCTGCCGCCGGGAATCTACCATGTCTTGCAGACCCAGCCAGAGGACTATCTCGACTGGATCGACTCACCGGGGACTACTGGAGGGCGCGTGCTTCCCAATCAGGCGGACATTGACCAGTTCCTTGACTCCCTAGCCCCTGCTCACCCGTTGCGACAACTGGGCGCTGCTCAACTGCGGGATGCAATATTCGCTATTGAACTGCAGGTCGGCGAGCACTCGATGGAGAACAATTTCAGCGAGGTTCAGACCGAACCCATCTTTCCGCCACCACCGCCGCTGCCTCCACCGCCTCTACTGGAACGCCCGCTGGTAGACCGCGAATTATTCCCAGGCTTGCAGCCGATCTTGTGGCAGCCCCTGCGTTGGGCCCCATTGCCGCTGATCGTTGGCGGTGGTCATTTACCGGAAATGACCTGGCACCTGAGCGTTGTCAACGGCGGCTTCCCGCGTGGCATGCGCAATGGCGATCCTATCAGTCCCGAGACCGTTCAGGATCAAGCCAACTTGCTGGATGTCCAGTCATGGACAGTGCGCGGAATGCGCTCGAGTCAGTATCGCTTTACAAGTCTAACGCCAAACACTCCCGACTCCGAGTCACCAGCAGCATTCTATCTGCAGGGTGCAACACCCTTGATGGGTGACTTCAATGGTGATGGCTTCGACGAATTGGCGCTGTTCCTGGATGGCGAATGGTTTATCGACATCAATGGAAACGGGCGCTGGGACGAAGAGGATATCTGGCTCAAACTGGGAACCAAAGGCGACCAACCGGTCGTTGGCGATTGGGACGGAGACGGCAAAGATGACATCGGTATCTTTGGTCATAAGTGGACGGGAGATGATCGCGCACTGGCGGTAGAACCCGGCATGCCTGATCCGCAGAACTTTGTGCGAACTCAACGACCTAAGAATATTCCTCGGGGACCAGACGAAACTCCAGACTCTCCCCGCCTGATGCAACCACGACGAGACGGGCAGGGTCGTGCCGATGTGATTGACCACGTCTTCCGATTCGGAAGCGCACGCGATATCGCAGTGTCAGGCGATTTCAACGGTGATGGCGTTTCAACCATCGGCACCTTCCGCGACGGCCAATGGAATTTGGACACCAATGGCGATGGCAAACTGAACGAGCGCAGTTTCCTCGGTCAGCCCGGCGACCTGCCGCTAGTTGGCGACTTTGACGGTGATGGCATCGACGAGCTGGCCGTTGTACGCGGTAACCGCGTGCTGGTGGACAGTAATCGCAATGGTCGCTTCGACGCAACGGACCGCGTTTTCGAGCTAGATTCCACCGA
- a CDS encoding WD40 repeat domain-containing protein, translated as MRIRRILLPAQSYAIVVAIAWLSALPVVAQPPGRPVNTATVDSSHAMRDLQSHEIQFERLPNSTSAPVISAITGTEDGRFLAVAGDDHAIRIIDCQSGQTVQTVIGHHDWIQSLLFVYPEGAQTPELYSAGNDGRVLRWKYTEPLESQELVIVPYAIRSISVTTAQNLLAIGGFSDELLVYDLQNEVYVQRLSCSTNDQRCVRFSPDGARLLSASRDGHVHVWDATSGQALVSYKAHLSRIHTAAFSADGNWITSAGEDRRVVRYDIAAGQMLWSHELAASKMMSLCLVNDYLVAVAGADNNIRLYDAQSATIIAELEGHYGTVSVMAPCGDFLASGSFDTTVRVWNLLELEQRRAQRSIPTSRTPIKLDSKLKIR; from the coding sequence ATGAGAATCAGGCGGATTCTCTTACCTGCGCAGTCATATGCAATCGTGGTAGCGATCGCTTGGCTCAGTGCGCTGCCCGTCGTGGCCCAACCTCCGGGGCGTCCCGTGAACACGGCCACGGTGGACAGTTCACACGCCATGCGCGATTTGCAATCACATGAGATTCAATTTGAGCGACTACCAAATTCAACTTCGGCTCCGGTCATTTCAGCGATTACCGGTACTGAAGATGGGCGGTTTTTAGCGGTCGCAGGAGACGATCACGCGATTCGCATTATCGACTGCCAAAGCGGTCAGACAGTGCAAACGGTTATTGGTCATCACGATTGGATTCAGTCGCTGTTGTTTGTCTACCCAGAAGGTGCCCAGACGCCTGAACTGTATTCGGCTGGAAATGACGGTCGCGTTTTACGATGGAAGTACACTGAGCCCCTTGAATCGCAAGAACTAGTGATCGTGCCCTACGCCATTCGCAGCATCAGCGTCACCACGGCACAGAATTTACTGGCCATCGGCGGTTTTTCCGATGAACTTCTGGTATATGATTTGCAAAACGAAGTCTACGTTCAGCGTTTGTCTTGTAGCACCAACGATCAGCGTTGTGTGCGATTTAGTCCCGACGGTGCGCGCTTATTGTCAGCCAGTCGCGATGGACATGTCCATGTGTGGGATGCAACCTCCGGTCAAGCACTGGTCAGTTACAAGGCACATCTATCCCGAATTCATACAGCCGCGTTTTCCGCCGACGGCAACTGGATAACCAGTGCCGGCGAGGATCGACGTGTTGTCCGCTATGACATTGCAGCCGGACAAATGTTGTGGAGCCACGAATTAGCCGCCTCCAAGATGATGTCGTTGTGCCTGGTCAACGACTATTTGGTGGCGGTGGCCGGCGCGGACAACAATATTCGACTATATGACGCTCAGTCGGCCACCATTATTGCAGAGTTAGAGGGGCACTACGGCACGGTATCCGTGATGGCTCCCTGCGGCGACTTTCTGGCAAGTGGCTCATTTGACACTACGGTTCGCGTTTGGAACCTGCTGGAGCTGGAACAACGCCGCGCGCAGCGCAGCATCCCAACTTCGCGGACGCCAATCAAGTTGGATTCAAAGTTGAAAATACGGTAA
- a CDS encoding amidohydrolase family protein — MAGWGRIMKILSKAAGYGARRIRAVQGYAALTLGCYFSFAGTLLSQEPVSETPGVMTLDRFHPQPRAALRTTQLAHAKFPVVDVHSHFWLRLRHDPQQLHGFIQLMDRQRIAVCASLDGMLGQRLDDHMSYLWTEYRDRFVIFANVDWQGDGKADDPASWDCHRPDFAHRVSMQLENAKQRGVSGVKVFKAFGLEYRNPDGSLIAVDDPRFDPIWHVCGQLGLPVLIHTADPSAFFEPITAQNERYEELSRHPEWHFPADRFPSRVALHEARRRLIARHAGTTFIAAHAAFDGEDLDATARLLDIYPNVVLDIASRISELGRQPYSAREFMIRYQDRILFATDGPWPEARYQLYWRFLETRDEYFPYSEKAIPPQGIWRIYGVDLPDVVLRKIYHANAARLIPGVAERLHRWQAANPAANPLTP, encoded by the coding sequence ATGGCAGGGTGGGGTCGAATCATGAAGATTCTCAGCAAGGCAGCGGGTTACGGTGCCCGAAGAATTCGGGCAGTGCAAGGGTACGCAGCTTTAACTCTAGGGTGTTATTTTTCCTTCGCGGGAACTCTGCTGTCGCAGGAGCCGGTAAGCGAGACGCCCGGGGTAATGACGCTTGACCGGTTCCACCCACAGCCACGGGCCGCACTGCGAACGACTCAGCTCGCTCACGCCAAATTTCCCGTAGTGGATGTACATTCCCACTTTTGGTTACGACTGCGCCACGATCCGCAGCAGTTGCATGGGTTTATCCAACTTATGGATCGCCAGCGCATCGCCGTTTGTGCCAGTTTGGATGGAATGCTTGGACAGCGGTTGGACGATCATATGAGCTACCTGTGGACCGAGTATCGCGACCGCTTCGTAATATTCGCCAATGTCGATTGGCAGGGTGACGGAAAAGCGGATGATCCTGCCAGTTGGGATTGCCACCGTCCCGATTTTGCACACCGCGTGTCAATGCAACTTGAGAATGCCAAGCAGCGTGGTGTATCTGGTGTCAAGGTATTTAAGGCCTTTGGATTAGAGTATCGCAATCCCGATGGATCGCTCATCGCAGTGGACGATCCGCGGTTTGATCCGATCTGGCACGTGTGTGGACAGCTTGGGTTGCCAGTGCTCATCCACACCGCCGACCCCAGCGCCTTTTTCGAGCCGATCACGGCCCAGAACGAACGCTACGAAGAGCTATCGCGACATCCCGAGTGGCATTTTCCAGCGGATCGCTTTCCATCGCGAGTCGCCTTGCATGAGGCTCGCCGGCGGCTCATTGCGCGACACGCCGGCACGACCTTCATCGCTGCTCATGCCGCTTTTGACGGTGAAGACTTGGACGCCACGGCGCGGTTGCTGGATATCTATCCCAACGTTGTCCTAGACATCGCGTCGCGCATCAGTGAGCTGGGACGTCAGCCCTATTCGGCGCGAGAATTTATGATCCGCTATCAGGATCGCATCTTGTTCGCAACCGATGGCCCGTGGCCTGAAGCGCGTTATCAACTGTACTGGCGGTTTCTTGAGACGCGCGACGAGTATTTTCCATACTCGGAGAAGGCCATCCCGCCGCAAGGGATTTGGCGAATCTATGGAGTTGACCTCCCCGACGTAGTACTTCGCAAAATCTATCATGCAAACGCAGCTCGGCTAATTCCGGGTGTCGCCGAGCGCCTGCATCGCTGGCAAGCAGCCAATCCAGCGGCCAATCCGCTAACTCCATAG
- a CDS encoding PEP-CTERM sorting domain-containing protein — protein MLRITSCARIESRRMFAGWLSGHQCLSSCPTVRRVLWLVVFCLLLSPASRCSAQLEIFNPAWSITLTSHGYADLLFDQRPLFVGREYLSGEWAAAFNYSKGGVPKGTTWLEPHFIAPNWLTNSDFAIVTPIAGTGVFNASGFEVFTSTISNADLSVSMTYQFFDTGIGIEQGMTPKSAFGPGVSKTSNRYILHQAYELVNISGGLLTDVHAFQFLHGLQSTRAVYDDRPYGGPLAAYHYDVSLRGLSVIGSYMHDDILSMHSSRLPTGWEVGRYGIEGIDSHVAGKPSVGVHLSVEADALSGLDLFDMATPPRWVSGAMRWTFPDMPNGAVHRYDVLLSLSTETVPEPSTGVLAGIVLLTTCLRRRRMDNHVHRLF, from the coding sequence ATGCTTCGCATCACATCATGTGCTCGGATTGAAAGTCGCCGTATGTTTGCTGGCTGGTTGTCCGGCCATCAATGTCTATCGAGCTGTCCAACTGTCAGACGAGTGTTGTGGCTGGTAGTGTTCTGTTTATTGCTGTCGCCGGCCTCGCGATGTAGCGCGCAGCTTGAGATATTTAATCCAGCTTGGTCGATTACCTTGACCTCACATGGATATGCTGACTTACTATTCGACCAGCGTCCACTATTTGTAGGACGCGAGTACTTGTCGGGAGAATGGGCGGCGGCTTTCAACTACAGCAAGGGCGGAGTCCCCAAGGGGACAACTTGGCTTGAGCCGCATTTCATCGCCCCAAATTGGCTGACAAATTCCGACTTTGCGATTGTCACACCGATTGCAGGCACCGGGGTCTTCAATGCTTCGGGATTTGAGGTGTTTACTTCCACGATAAGCAACGCGGACTTGAGCGTATCCATGACCTATCAATTTTTCGATACTGGTATCGGGATCGAGCAGGGGATGACTCCCAAGAGCGCGTTTGGCCCAGGTGTTAGCAAGACCAGCAATCGCTACATACTTCATCAAGCCTATGAACTTGTCAACATTTCTGGCGGGTTGTTGACGGATGTACATGCTTTTCAATTCCTTCACGGCCTGCAGTCAACGCGAGCCGTTTACGACGATCGACCCTACGGTGGGCCATTGGCAGCCTACCACTACGATGTGTCGTTGCGTGGACTAAGTGTAATCGGCTCATATATGCACGACGACATTTTGTCGATGCATTCGTCGCGACTGCCCACGGGCTGGGAAGTTGGGCGTTATGGTATCGAAGGGATAGACAGCCATGTAGCGGGCAAGCCCAGTGTTGGCGTGCATCTGTCGGTCGAGGCCGATGCACTGAGTGGGTTGGACCTATTTGATATGGCTACGCCGCCGAGATGGGTTTCCGGGGCGATGCGCTGGACATTCCCGGATATGCCCAACGGTGCAGTGCACCGCTACGACGTGCTGCTGTCTTTGTCTACCGAGACGGTACCCGAACCCTCAACAGGCGTGCTGGCAGGAATTGTCTTACTGACAACTTGCTTGCGACGTCGGCGCATGGACAACCACGTCCATCGTCTGTTCTGA